One segment of Dolichospermum sp. DET69 DNA contains the following:
- a CDS encoding serine/threonine protein kinase has product MQSPITVGTILQNRYHIIHIIGQGGFGRTYLAEDQRRFNELCVLKELIAPITGTDSGQKAQELFEREAAILYQIEHPQIPKFREKFAQNEKLFLVQDFVAGKTYRNLLRERQDVGTTLTEADVLHLLGTLLPVLSYIHGQGIIHRDISPENIILRENDFLPVLIDFGVVKELATKLQSSSPTPVTTVGKLGYAPSEQMQTGRAYPSSDLYALAVTAIVLLTGKEPTDLFDEQQLTWNWQQWATVKPEFAQVLQRMLSYLPGERYQSAADVTQALLNTGYTRQPAANLSHLQTIAVGHRPQPISKISEKPQPSVDSSQSSSILDNTWALGGIGCIVIILAGFGSWTLVNSLKSQSRPAGETITTPQSFPSPVIPSGTTLTPTPTPIETNSEPVINSQRLRLDKSNQAKVDGILKENELVQYSFRGKSGEKLIVSVNENSGIVLTILTADREIINTQDPQSTSYEGILANDGKYIIQLGLSGGVSDVNYSLNVAIEAATPTETPAPRETPTPTETPIPTETPTPRETPTPRETPTPRETPTPTETPIPAETAIPRFNGTN; this is encoded by the coding sequence ATGCAATCACCGATTACAGTTGGTACTATCCTACAAAATCGTTACCACATAATTCACATTATTGGCCAGGGGGGATTTGGTAGAACCTATCTAGCAGAAGACCAAAGACGATTTAATGAGCTTTGTGTGCTGAAGGAATTAATTGCCCCAATCACAGGAACAGATAGTGGGCAGAAAGCACAAGAATTATTTGAGCGAGAAGCTGCTATCTTGTATCAAATTGAACATCCCCAAATTCCCAAATTTCGAGAAAAATTTGCCCAAAACGAAAAGTTATTTTTGGTGCAAGATTTTGTAGCTGGTAAAACTTACCGCAATTTGCTCAGAGAACGCCAAGACGTGGGGACAACTTTGACTGAAGCAGATGTATTGCATTTACTAGGTACTTTATTACCTGTTCTTAGTTATATTCACGGTCAAGGAATTATTCATCGAGATATATCCCCAGAAAATATAATTCTACGGGAAAATGATTTCCTGCCTGTATTAATTGACTTTGGGGTAGTAAAGGAATTAGCCACAAAATTACAATCCTCAAGCCCTACACCAGTTACTACTGTAGGTAAATTGGGTTACGCGCCTAGTGAACAAATGCAAACAGGTAGAGCATATCCTAGTAGTGATTTGTATGCATTGGCTGTGACGGCCATTGTTTTGTTGACGGGGAAAGAACCGACAGATTTATTTGATGAGCAGCAACTAACTTGGAATTGGCAACAATGGGCAACGGTGAAACCAGAATTTGCTCAAGTTTTGCAGCGAATGTTGAGTTATCTGCCAGGGGAACGCTATCAAAGTGCGGCTGATGTTACTCAAGCACTGCTCAACACAGGCTATACTCGTCAACCGGCTGCTAATTTATCTCACCTACAAACTATCGCCGTCGGTCATCGTCCTCAACCTATATCAAAAATATCTGAAAAGCCGCAACCTTCCGTTGATTCTAGCCAAAGTAGCTCTATTTTGGATAACACTTGGGCGTTGGGAGGAATTGGCTGTATTGTGATTATTTTAGCAGGATTTGGTTCTTGGACTTTAGTGAATTCACTGAAAAGTCAGTCTCGCCCAGCAGGAGAAACAATCACAACGCCACAATCCTTTCCTTCCCCAGTTATTCCTAGTGGCACAACATTAACACCAACCCCAACACCCATAGAAACTAATAGTGAACCTGTGATTAATAGCCAACGTCTGAGATTAGACAAATCTAACCAGGCGAAAGTTGACGGGATACTGAAGGAAAATGAATTAGTTCAATATAGTTTTCGGGGTAAGAGCGGGGAAAAATTAATTGTATCTGTAAATGAAAACAGTGGTATTGTGCTGACGATTTTAACGGCTGATCGTGAAATTATTAATACTCAAGATCCACAATCTACATCTTATGAGGGAATATTAGCCAATGATGGGAAATATATTATTCAATTAGGTTTGTCTGGAGGTGTTTCGGATGTTAACTATAGTTTGAATGTGGCAATAGAGGCAGCAACACCAACGGAAACTCCTGCACCAAGGGAAACCCCCACACCAACGGAAACTCCCATACCAACGGAAACTCCTACACCAAGGGAAACTCCTACACCAAGGGAAACTCCCACACCAAGGGAAACTCCCACACCAACGGAAACCCCAATACCAGCGGAAACTGCTATACCCAGGTTTAATGGGACTAATTAA
- a CDS encoding ribose-phosphate pyrophosphokinase — MNALRGSAVLSSATLPVQSIATGLPDNNRLRLFSGSANMKLSQEVARYLGMDLGPMIRKRFADGELYVQIQESIRGCDVYLIQPSCQPVNDHLMELLIMIDACRRASARQITAVIPYYGYARADRKTAGRESITAKLVANLITQAGANRVLAMDLHAAQIQGYFDIPFDHVYGSPVILDYLVSKGLQDIVVVSPDVGGVARARAFAKKLNDAPLAIIDKRRQAHNVAEVLNVIGDVRGKIAVLVDDMIDTGGTIAEGARLLRQEGASQVYACATHAVFSPPAIERLSSGVFEEVIVTNTIPIPEASQFPQLVTLSVANLLGEAIWRIHEDSSLSSLFR, encoded by the coding sequence ATGAATGCACTTCGAGGATCTGCTGTGCTAAGTTCTGCAACTTTACCAGTCCAGTCAATAGCAACGGGACTACCTGACAATAATCGCTTGCGACTGTTTTCTGGTTCTGCCAATATGAAACTATCGCAAGAAGTAGCTCGTTATCTAGGCATGGACTTAGGTCCAATGATTCGCAAAAGATTTGCGGACGGTGAACTTTATGTTCAAATCCAAGAATCAATTCGGGGTTGCGATGTCTATTTAATCCAGCCCAGTTGTCAACCCGTCAATGATCATTTGATGGAATTACTAATTATGATTGATGCCTGTCGTCGGGCTTCTGCACGACAGATCACAGCAGTAATTCCTTATTATGGTTATGCTCGTGCTGACCGGAAAACAGCCGGCAGAGAATCCATTACGGCTAAGTTAGTGGCTAACTTAATCACTCAAGCAGGCGCTAACCGAGTTCTAGCGATGGATTTACACGCAGCCCAAATCCAGGGCTATTTCGATATCCCCTTTGATCATGTATATGGTTCACCAGTTATCCTCGATTATCTAGTTAGTAAAGGATTACAGGATATTGTGGTTGTTTCCCCTGACGTGGGTGGGGTAGCACGCGCCAGAGCATTTGCCAAAAAACTGAATGATGCTCCACTAGCAATTATTGACAAACGCCGTCAGGCTCATAATGTTGCCGAAGTTTTAAATGTCATTGGTGATGTGAGAGGCAAAATCGCCGTATTGGTAGATGACATGATTGATACTGGCGGTACGATTGCGGAAGGGGCTAGATTACTGCGTCAAGAAGGAGCAAGTCAGGTATATGCCTGTGCTACTCATGCTGTATTTTCTCCCCCGGCAATTGAGAGGTTGTCCAGTGGGGTATTTGAGGAAGTGATAGTCACTAACACTATTCCTATCCCAGAGGCTAGTCAGTTT